A stretch of the Actinoalloteichus fjordicus genome encodes the following:
- a CDS encoding Rv2175c family DNA-binding protein has translation MSEFPTAPDVLGPEVEVLPLPDVADRLGVPFTRVHQMLRDGLLLALRRNGVAVVPAEFLTDDTIVKGLPGTVTVLQDGGFSHEEIMRWMFTEDDSLPGTPVTALRENRGREVRRRAQAMAF, from the coding sequence GTGAGTGAGTTCCCCACCGCCCCGGACGTGCTCGGCCCCGAGGTGGAGGTCCTGCCGTTGCCGGACGTCGCCGATCGGCTCGGCGTTCCGTTCACCCGAGTCCACCAGATGCTGCGAGACGGGCTGTTGCTGGCGCTGCGGCGCAACGGCGTCGCCGTCGTCCCCGCCGAGTTCCTCACCGACGACACCATCGTCAAGGGCCTGCCGGGGACCGTCACCGTCCTCCAGGACGGTGGCTTCTCCCATGAGGAGATCATGCGGTGGATGTTCACCGAGGACGACTCCCTGCCGGGGACGCCGGTCACCGCTCTGCGGGAGAACCGAGGCCGCGAGGTGCGGCGTCGCGCTCAGGCCATGGCGTTCTGA
- a CDS encoding maleylpyruvate isomerase N-terminal domain-containing protein gives MKRVTAIDYERFLDVLSIDGERLASCVGSAPGNSPVPGSPGLTLAETVRRLGDVYRSTADWTRSPDGTPVPPREVHIPRQGDDRRLAEYLRAGLAEVAGELSAHRPEERCPTWWPADASFGFWARRLTHETIVHRVDVQAAAGLRCDHVDTDIAVDGVDEVLTLWFDHRLGELAITASRPATVAVRTGGRVWLTQAGAAGTTVRAVQADAVPDVDATVSGDPFAVYLWLWGRLPDWAVTLDGDADALAQLWVLLNVATR, from the coding sequence ATGAAGCGGGTGACGGCGATCGACTACGAGCGTTTCCTCGACGTCCTGTCCATCGACGGCGAGCGGCTCGCGTCCTGCGTGGGCAGCGCGCCGGGGAACAGCCCGGTCCCCGGCTCCCCGGGGCTGACTCTCGCCGAGACGGTGCGGCGCCTCGGCGACGTCTACCGCTCCACAGCCGACTGGACCCGCTCGCCGGACGGGACGCCCGTCCCGCCTCGCGAGGTGCACATTCCCCGGCAGGGTGACGATCGGCGGCTGGCCGAGTACCTGCGGGCCGGGCTGGCCGAGGTGGCGGGCGAGCTGTCCGCCCATCGGCCGGAGGAGCGCTGCCCGACCTGGTGGCCCGCCGACGCCAGCTTCGGCTTCTGGGCGCGACGGCTGACCCACGAGACGATCGTGCACCGGGTCGACGTGCAGGCCGCCGCGGGCCTGCGGTGCGATCACGTCGACACCGACATCGCGGTGGACGGCGTCGACGAGGTCCTCACCCTGTGGTTCGATCACCGGCTCGGCGAGTTGGCCATCACGGCCTCTCGCCCGGCGACGGTGGCCGTGCGGACCGGGGGGCGGGTCTGGCTGACCCAGGCTGGGGCCGCCGGGACCACGGTGCGGGCGGTGCAGGCGGACGCGGTGCCCGACGTCGACGCGACGGTCTCCGGTGATCCCTTCGCCGTCTACCTCTGGCTCTGGGGCAGGCTGCCGGACTGGGCGGTCACCCTGGACGGCGACGCCGACGCGCTCGCCCAGCTCTGGGTGCTGTTGAACGTGGCCACCCGGTGA
- a CDS encoding GNAT family N-acetyltransferase — protein MRLRLTEALQVYVTAMRYPPSAMHHRGPTWLSHAVREGWRGVAALDHRGAMVGVAYGYRGAPGQWWYEQVNHGLLDTGHAAGAQHWLPDYFELTELHVLPTAQGHGVGETLLRMLLDQAEGANVLLSTPEGPSRAWRLYRRVGFEDVLRNYRFAGDPRPFAVLGRTLPLD, from the coding sequence ATGCGGCTCAGGCTCACCGAGGCACTCCAGGTCTACGTCACCGCGATGCGTTATCCCCCCAGCGCCATGCACCATCGGGGCCCGACCTGGCTCTCCCACGCCGTCCGCGAGGGCTGGCGCGGCGTCGCGGCCCTCGATCACCGGGGCGCGATGGTCGGGGTGGCCTACGGCTATCGCGGCGCCCCCGGCCAGTGGTGGTACGAACAGGTGAACCACGGGCTGCTCGACACCGGCCACGCCGCGGGCGCCCAGCACTGGCTGCCCGACTACTTCGAGCTGACCGAACTGCACGTGCTGCCCACGGCGCAGGGACACGGCGTCGGCGAGACGCTGCTGCGGATGCTGCTGGACCAGGCCGAGGGGGCCAACGTGCTGCTCTCCACGCCGGAGGGCCCCAGCCGGGCCTGGCGGCTGTACCGCCGTGTCGGCTTCGAGGACGTCCTGCGCAACTACCGCTTCGCGGGCGACCCCCGCCCCTTCGCGGTACTGGGCCGCACCCTGCCGCTGGACTGA
- the metF gene encoding methylenetetrahydrofolate reductase [NAD(P)H]: MTAVVDRLRAQRPVFSVEFFPPRDDESERRLWRAVRELEPLDPAFVSITYGAGGSSRDRTIRTTGRIAQETTLVPMAHLTGVNHSLAELRNVIGWYAAVGVHNVLAVRGDPPGDPLGEWVPHPEGITYAEELVRLVRELGPFCVGVAAFPYGHPRSADLEVDADHLVRKIRAGADFAIAQLFFQPDDFLRLRDRLAARGCDVPLLPGVMPLTTQRMLTKTVELSGADVPVALARRLERHADDPAAFRAEGIEIVTELCSNLLAEGVDALHFYTLNRATATREVVARLGLLPVRP, translated from the coding sequence ATGACGGCCGTCGTGGATCGATTGAGAGCGCAACGTCCGGTGTTCTCCGTGGAGTTCTTCCCGCCACGCGACGATGAGAGTGAGCGCAGGCTCTGGCGTGCGGTTCGAGAGCTGGAGCCGTTGGACCCCGCCTTCGTGTCCATCACCTATGGGGCGGGGGGATCCAGTCGGGATCGCACCATCCGAACCACTGGGCGCATCGCCCAGGAGACGACCCTGGTGCCGATGGCACATCTGACCGGCGTGAACCACTCGCTGGCGGAGCTGCGCAACGTCATCGGCTGGTACGCGGCCGTCGGCGTGCACAACGTGCTGGCGGTGCGCGGCGACCCGCCCGGCGACCCGCTGGGCGAATGGGTGCCGCATCCCGAGGGCATCACCTACGCGGAGGAGCTGGTGCGGCTGGTCCGCGAGCTGGGGCCGTTCTGCGTCGGGGTGGCGGCCTTTCCCTATGGTCATCCTCGATCGGCCGATCTGGAGGTCGACGCCGACCATCTCGTGCGCAAGATCCGCGCGGGCGCCGATTTCGCCATCGCCCAGCTCTTCTTCCAACCGGACGACTTTCTTCGACTGCGGGACCGACTCGCCGCCAGGGGATGTGACGTGCCGCTGCTGCCCGGTGTCATGCCCTTGACCACTCAGCGCATGCTGACCAAGACCGTCGAGCTGTCCGGCGCGGACGTGCCCGTCGCACTGGCACGCAGGCTGGAGCGACATGCCGACGACCCGGCGGCCTTCCGCGCGGAGGGCATCGAGATCGTGACGGAGCTGTGCTCGAACCTGCTCGCCGAGGGCGTCGACGCGCTGCACTTCTACACGCTCAATCGGGCGACGGCGACGCGGGAGGTGGTCGCCAGGCTCGGGCTGCTTCCGGTCCGGCCCTGA
- a CDS encoding DUF3153 domain-containing protein gives MRLDIVMDINDQDRVSGRFVVAALPTRPDDVGPVIQVPPGMDQLITVEPYDSDGYVGTLLTFDSLTFEQLQELVGNGPQASRYRFSLRQIGENLSFNTTMDLSQVTKENADIRVAVTFPAEVDNTNGRAEGRTVTWRPRAGGLNTLQASLQHGGAGDTWIWGAVTVGALTGSASVLVGILALNAHRYSRRLIHR, from the coding sequence ATGCGGCTCGACATCGTGATGGACATCAACGACCAGGACCGCGTCTCGGGGCGATTCGTCGTCGCCGCGCTGCCCACCCGGCCCGACGACGTCGGCCCCGTGATCCAGGTGCCGCCGGGGATGGACCAGCTCATCACCGTCGAGCCGTATGACTCCGACGGGTACGTCGGCACCCTGCTGACCTTCGACAGCCTGACCTTCGAACAGCTCCAGGAGCTGGTCGGCAACGGACCGCAAGCCAGCCGCTACCGCTTCAGCCTGCGACAGATCGGCGAGAACCTGTCGTTCAACACCACGATGGATCTGAGCCAGGTGACCAAGGAGAACGCCGACATCCGCGTCGCCGTCACCTTCCCCGCCGAGGTGGACAACACCAACGGTCGCGCCGAGGGGCGGACCGTGACCTGGCGGCCGCGCGCGGGCGGGCTGAACACTCTGCAGGCATCGCTCCAGCACGGCGGGGCGGGCGACACCTGGATCTGGGGGGCCGTGACGGTCGGCGCTCTGACCGGCAGCGCCTCGGTGCTGGTCGGCATCCTCGCGCTGAACGCCCATCGGTACAGCCGCCGCCTGATCCACCGCTGA
- a CDS encoding DUF885 domain-containing protein, with the protein MSSTPPPAKGVHEISDRFVDDFVSLAPSDATFIGISGYDDKLTDYSPEGFAARGELAATALRAMAAAEPADAAQRVAKAVFQERIGLDSELHQAGLDSAALNVIASPVQEIREVFDLMPTESTEHWENIAARLRSVPDALAGLRVSLGAGAAAGRCAALRQVEKVAGQCDTWSGGGDVDSFFGSLIGGADGRADVNATLRTELQAGADAAAQAYADFARFLRADLAPKAPTKDAVGPEAYQLWSRYFIGARLDLAEAYAWGWEEFFRIETEMKEVAGRVVRPGATLAEAAAALDVDPRYQVTGQDAFQQWMQNLSDAALRELRGVHFEIPDELMSLECRIAPPGGGNGAYYTGPADDMSRPGRMWWSVNTGQADFATWREVTTVYHEGVPGHHLQVATAVHLRERLNKFQRLLCWVSGHGEGWALYSERLMRELGYLSDDGDLMGMLNAQLLRAARVIVDIGMHLELEIPKGTGFHEGERWTPELGLEFMLTRTIEARDHVYDEVDRYLGWPGQAPSYKLGERLWLAARDDARKRGGADFDIKAFHRQALEMGALGLDDLREQLAQL; encoded by the coding sequence ATGTCCTCCACTCCTCCTCCGGCCAAGGGCGTCCACGAGATCAGCGATCGATTCGTGGACGACTTCGTCTCCCTCGCTCCGAGCGACGCCACCTTCATCGGCATCTCGGGATACGACGACAAGTTGACCGACTACTCGCCGGAAGGCTTCGCGGCCAGGGGAGAGCTGGCCGCGACGGCGTTGCGGGCGATGGCGGCGGCCGAACCGGCCGATGCGGCGCAGCGGGTCGCCAAGGCCGTGTTCCAGGAGCGGATCGGTCTCGACAGCGAGCTGCATCAGGCAGGGCTGGACTCCGCGGCGTTGAACGTCATCGCCAGCCCGGTGCAGGAGATCCGAGAGGTCTTCGACCTGATGCCCACCGAGAGCACGGAGCACTGGGAGAACATCGCCGCCCGGCTGCGGTCCGTTCCCGACGCGCTCGCGGGACTGCGCGTGTCGCTGGGTGCGGGTGCCGCCGCGGGCCGCTGCGCAGCGTTGCGGCAGGTTGAGAAGGTCGCCGGACAGTGCGACACCTGGTCGGGTGGCGGCGACGTCGACTCCTTCTTCGGCTCGCTGATCGGCGGCGCCGACGGCCGGGCGGACGTGAACGCCACCCTGCGCACCGAGCTCCAGGCGGGCGCGGACGCCGCCGCCCAGGCCTACGCCGACTTCGCCCGATTCCTCCGTGCCGACCTCGCCCCGAAGGCACCGACCAAGGACGCCGTGGGCCCGGAGGCATACCAGCTGTGGTCGCGCTACTTCATCGGCGCGCGCCTGGACCTGGCCGAGGCCTACGCCTGGGGCTGGGAGGAGTTCTTCCGCATCGAGACGGAGATGAAGGAGGTCGCGGGCCGCGTCGTGCGCCCCGGCGCCACGCTCGCCGAGGCCGCCGCCGCCCTGGACGTCGATCCTCGCTACCAGGTGACCGGGCAGGACGCCTTCCAGCAGTGGATGCAGAACCTCTCCGACGCCGCCCTGCGGGAACTGCGCGGCGTGCACTTCGAGATCCCCGACGAGCTGATGAGCCTGGAGTGCCGGATCGCCCCGCCCGGCGGCGGCAACGGCGCCTACTACACCGGCCCCGCCGACGACATGTCCCGACCGGGCCGCATGTGGTGGTCGGTGAACACCGGCCAGGCCGACTTCGCCACCTGGCGTGAGGTCACCACCGTCTACCACGAGGGCGTGCCGGGCCATCACCTCCAGGTGGCCACGGCCGTGCATCTGCGGGAGCGCCTCAACAAGTTCCAGCGCCTGCTGTGCTGGGTGTCCGGACACGGCGAGGGCTGGGCGCTGTACTCCGAGCGGCTGATGCGCGAGTTGGGCTACCTCTCCGACGACGGCGACCTGATGGGCATGCTCAACGCCCAGCTGCTGCGGGCGGCCAGGGTGATCGTCGACATCGGCATGCACCTGGAGCTGGAGATCCCGAAGGGCACCGGCTTCCACGAGGGCGAGCGCTGGACGCCGGAGCTGGGCCTGGAGTTCATGCTCACCAGGACCATCGAGGCCCGAGACCACGTGTACGACGAGGTCGACCGCTACCTCGGCTGGCCGGGCCAGGCGCCCTCCTACAAGCTCGGCGAGCGGCTCTGGCTGGCGGCAAGGGACGACGCCAGGAAGCGAGGCGGCGCGGACTTCGACATCAAGGCCTTCCACCGGCAGGCCCTGGAGATGGGCGCGCTCGGCCTGGACGACCTTCGGGAGCAGCTCGCGCAGCTGTGA
- a CDS encoding YbaK/EbsC family protein, whose protein sequence is MSSIEHPGVRKVAAALAEAGLPDAAEGIRVLDADVRTAAQAAEAVGVDVGAIANSLIFDADSAPLLALTSGAHRADTALLASAIGVEKVGRATPEFVRTHTGQAIGGVSPVGHPAPITTLIDASLADHPVIWAAGGHPKALFPITFAELVALTGGRVLAVAEAGGTSR, encoded by the coding sequence GTGAGCTCGATCGAGCACCCCGGTGTACGCAAGGTCGCGGCGGCACTGGCCGAGGCAGGCCTGCCCGATGCGGCGGAGGGCATTCGCGTCCTGGACGCCGACGTCCGCACGGCCGCCCAGGCCGCCGAGGCGGTGGGCGTCGACGTCGGCGCCATCGCCAACAGCCTGATCTTCGACGCCGACTCGGCACCGCTGCTGGCCCTGACCTCCGGCGCGCACCGCGCCGACACCGCGCTGCTCGCCTCGGCGATCGGCGTCGAGAAGGTCGGCCGAGCGACGCCCGAGTTCGTGCGCACCCATACCGGCCAGGCCATCGGCGGCGTCTCCCCGGTGGGGCATCCCGCGCCGATCACCACGCTGATCGACGCGAGCCTGGCCGATCACCCGGTGATCTGGGCAGCAGGCGGACATCCCAAAGCACTGTTCCCCATCACCTTTGCCGAGCTGGTCGCACTGACCGGCGGCCGGGTGCTGGCCGTCGCCGAAGCGGGGGGCACCAGCAGGTGA
- a CDS encoding polyprenyl synthetase family protein: MGVVHSSPRSLRTPDDDLPDLVRHELVSFFETRQAVQRATAGEFADATDSLIELVLSGGKRLRPTFAWWGWRAAGGDPTGAQAGAVIRAASALELIQGCALVHDDLMDDSPRRRGLPTVHVTFAERHRQAGWATGSNRFGMAAAVLLGDLSLAWADDMLRESGLSAAAATRAAEPWQAMRTEMLAGQYLDMLAQVRGDEDPETALRVNRLKSAAYTVERPLHLGAAIADAPAAVVAGLRGFGTAIGVAFQLRDDQLGVFGDPAVTGKPAGDDLREGKRTLLLSIGMRRAAERVNDSASAILRAAVGNAELDEDGVSAARAVLIDLGAVAEVEKEIDRLTEQALTELAATPIVSDAREGLTRLAASATRRDH; this comes from the coding sequence ATGGGCGTCGTGCATTCCTCCCCCCGATCGTTGCGCACCCCCGACGACGACCTTCCCGACCTGGTACGACACGAACTCGTGTCGTTCTTCGAAACCAGGCAGGCCGTGCAGCGGGCGACGGCAGGCGAGTTCGCCGACGCGACGGACTCGCTGATCGAACTCGTGCTGAGCGGGGGGAAACGCCTGCGACCCACCTTCGCCTGGTGGGGCTGGCGGGCGGCGGGCGGCGACCCGACGGGCGCCCAGGCGGGCGCGGTGATCCGCGCCGCGAGCGCCCTGGAGCTGATCCAGGGCTGCGCGCTGGTCCATGACGACCTGATGGACGACTCGCCCCGGCGCCGAGGCCTGCCGACGGTCCACGTCACCTTCGCCGAACGGCATCGGCAGGCGGGCTGGGCCACGGGATCGAACCGGTTCGGGATGGCTGCGGCGGTGCTGCTCGGCGACCTCTCGCTCGCCTGGGCCGACGACATGCTGCGGGAGTCGGGGCTCTCGGCGGCGGCGGCGACCAGGGCGGCCGAGCCCTGGCAGGCGATGCGCACCGAGATGCTCGCGGGCCAGTATCTCGACATGCTCGCGCAGGTACGCGGGGACGAGGACCCGGAGACCGCACTGCGGGTAAACCGGCTCAAGAGCGCGGCCTACACCGTGGAGCGGCCGTTGCACCTCGGCGCGGCGATCGCCGACGCGCCTGCGGCGGTCGTCGCCGGGCTGCGCGGCTTCGGCACGGCCATCGGGGTGGCCTTCCAGCTTCGTGACGACCAGCTCGGCGTCTTCGGCGATCCCGCCGTCACCGGCAAGCCCGCGGGTGACGACCTTCGCGAGGGCAAGCGGACGCTGCTGCTGTCGATCGGGATGCGCCGAGCCGCTGAACGGGTGAACGATTCGGCCTCGGCGATCCTGCGGGCTGCCGTGGGCAATGCCGAGCTGGACGAGGACGGCGTGTCCGCCGCTCGCGCCGTGTTGATCGACCTCGGTGCTGTGGCGGAGGTCGAGAAGGAGATCGACCGGTTGACCGAGCAGGCGCTGACCGAGTTGGCGGCGACGCCGATCGTGTCGGACGCGCGGGAGGGACTCACCAGGCTGGCGGCCAGCGCCACCCGACGTGACCACTGA
- the mptB gene encoding polyprenol phosphomannose-dependent alpha 1,6 mannosyltransferase MptB, whose protein sequence is MRSPDTSRTAAVTTSAAGHTALSPPNHPSREHAVSNSPDRLRLFRRLAVFRRLVPLRIVLIGATGSVLIALGAVGAAGVLNHDPLLAGSGLSWVRFGHGRDLATGLLYLGLGLLVWAWVRLGREVRIERVGTHGVLAAIGGWLLPLMFTPPLFSRDAYSYLAQGNLAAHGIDPYEMGPAALPGPLADNVSWVWQNTPAPYGPLFILVAKTVVMITGQNLILGVLLMRLVMVLGLVLMCWALPGLARHLGGRGDQALWMAAANPLMLVHLVGGPHNDLLMVGLLAAGVLVTLNRRHVWGIVLIMLAAAMKATAVIALPFMVWIWAARLHGSARSRFLRAAGATTAVSLAVFTACTLVAGVDLGWISALQTSSLIVNWLSVPTAVAQIAHLVAGWFVTASLPGFLTVTRLLGFVAFAGVAVWQWWKARHGGPQAVYHATITLFALALLSPATLPWYFSWPLALAAALKWPGSATVAAVCGSVWLLLVTFPSGDTALYSWFYLLGALGVSVLAAVSLVRPDPLRLSSRDRVDRPVGLPPSSD, encoded by the coding sequence ATGCGCAGCCCTGACACCTCCCGTACCGCCGCCGTGACGACTTCGGCAGCAGGCCACACCGCACTCAGCCCCCCGAATCACCCGTCGAGAGAACACGCCGTGAGCAACTCGCCCGATCGACTCCGCCTGTTCCGCAGGCTGGCCGTCTTCCGCAGGCTGGTTCCGCTGCGCATCGTGCTGATCGGCGCGACCGGATCGGTGCTGATCGCCCTCGGCGCGGTCGGCGCGGCGGGCGTGCTCAACCACGATCCGCTCCTGGCGGGCTCCGGACTGAGCTGGGTCCGCTTCGGACACGGGCGCGATCTGGCGACCGGCCTGCTCTATCTCGGGCTCGGCCTGCTCGTCTGGGCCTGGGTTCGGCTGGGCCGCGAGGTGCGGATCGAACGAGTCGGCACCCACGGTGTGCTGGCCGCGATCGGCGGCTGGCTGCTGCCGCTGATGTTCACGCCGCCGCTGTTCAGTCGCGACGCCTACAGCTATCTGGCGCAGGGCAACCTCGCCGCGCACGGCATCGATCCCTACGAGATGGGGCCTGCCGCGCTGCCCGGCCCGCTCGCCGACAACGTGAGCTGGGTCTGGCAGAACACGCCCGCTCCGTATGGTCCGCTGTTCATCCTGGTCGCGAAGACGGTGGTGATGATCACCGGGCAGAACCTGATCCTGGGCGTGCTGCTCATGCGTCTGGTGATGGTCCTCGGCCTGGTGCTGATGTGCTGGGCGCTGCCCGGCCTGGCCCGGCATCTCGGCGGACGCGGCGACCAGGCCCTGTGGATGGCGGCGGCGAACCCGCTGATGCTCGTTCACCTGGTCGGCGGGCCGCACAACGACCTGCTCATGGTGGGTCTGCTGGCGGCCGGGGTGCTGGTCACCCTGAATCGCCGCCATGTCTGGGGAATCGTCCTGATCATGCTGGCCGCCGCGATGAAGGCGACCGCGGTGATCGCGCTGCCGTTCATGGTGTGGATCTGGGCGGCGAGGCTGCACGGCTCGGCCCGGTCGCGCTTCCTGCGCGCGGCGGGGGCGACCACGGCGGTGTCGTTGGCGGTGTTCACCGCGTGCACGCTGGTGGCGGGCGTCGATCTCGGCTGGATCAGCGCACTGCAGACGTCCTCGCTCATCGTCAACTGGCTCTCGGTGCCCACGGCGGTGGCGCAGATCGCGCACCTGGTGGCCGGCTGGTTCGTCACCGCCAGTCTGCCCGGTTTCCTCACCGTCACTCGGCTGCTGGGCTTCGTGGCGTTCGCGGGCGTCGCCGTCTGGCAGTGGTGGAAGGCGCGGCACGGCGGCCCCCAGGCCGTCTATCACGCGACGATCACCCTCTTCGCGCTCGCGCTGCTCTCCCCCGCGACACTGCCCTGGTACTTCAGCTGGCCGCTCGCGCTGGCGGCGGCGCTCAAGTGGCCCGGTTCGGCCACCGTGGCGGCGGTCTGCGGTTCGGTGTGGCTGCTGCTGGTGACCTTCCCGAGCGGGGACACCGCGCTCTACTCGTGGTTCTACCTGCTCGGTGCGCTGGGCGTGTCGGTGCTGGCGGCGGTGTCGCTGGTTCGGCCCGACCCGCTGCGGCTGTCGAGCCGAGATCGGGTGGACCGCCCGGTCGGCCTGCCGCCGTCGTCCGACTGA
- a CDS encoding SAV_6107 family HEPN domain-containing protein translates to MRPAPAPSSSALALLDQARFALGESCRAVSHHDRFLHSYLSALRAGAAVLATRTRPAPGLSRPRSVWWLLSQAAPEFAEWAGFFESCSARRAAVQAGVLRVVSVRDADDLERQVHQFLALAESAVWGGRR, encoded by the coding sequence ATGCGGCCTGCTCCCGCGCCCTCCTCCTCGGCGCTCGCTCTTCTCGACCAGGCCCGCTTCGCGCTGGGCGAGTCCTGCCGCGCGGTGAGCCACCACGACCGCTTCCTGCACTCCTATCTGAGCGCCCTGCGGGCAGGCGCGGCGGTGCTGGCCACCAGGACCCGCCCGGCGCCCGGCCTCAGCAGGCCGCGCAGCGTGTGGTGGCTGCTCTCCCAGGCCGCGCCGGAGTTCGCCGAATGGGCGGGCTTCTTCGAGTCCTGCTCGGCCCGGCGGGCCGCCGTGCAGGCCGGTGTCCTGCGGGTCGTGTCGGTCCGCGACGCCGATGATCTCGAACGTCAGGTCCACCAGTTCCTGGCGCTGGCCGAATCGGCAGTGTGGGGAGGCAGGCGATGA